The following proteins come from a genomic window of Aquimarina sp. MAR_2010_214:
- a CDS encoding helix-turn-helix domain-containing protein, giving the protein MDSFSNNLKELRSQKGFSQEAFAKKVGVHVTNLSKYERNISIPSLEVANRMADILEVSLDRLVHGENKAQTTIDDQDLLSLFNKAQNLSDKQKETVKDFLSAFVLKADLTQKLAQ; this is encoded by the coding sequence ATGGATAGTTTTAGTAATAATCTTAAAGAGTTAAGAAGTCAAAAAGGGTTTTCACAAGAAGCTTTTGCCAAAAAGGTAGGAGTACATGTAACGAACCTTTCTAAGTATGAGCGTAATATTTCTATACCTTCTCTAGAAGTTGCCAATAGGATGGCTGATATATTAGAAGTGTCATTAGATCGATTAGTTCATGGAGAGAATAAGGCACAAACAACTATTGACGACCAAGATTTACTAAGTCTTTTTAATAAAGCACAGAACCTTTCTGATAAACAAAAAGAGACCGTAAAAGATTTTCTATCTGCATTTGTACTTAAAGCAGACCTTACTCAAAAACTAGCACAATAA
- a CDS encoding tyrosine-type recombinase/integrase encodes MKKLKLQNDSYKILLSDFKDWLDILGYNEKAVYYTPIFIQEFFYWLENHDIQRLEQITIDTVKAYYKYLGERSNQRTSGGLSKAYLNKHQNALRKFREYLKKHGARTFKIHLRLEKKESAIKDILTQSEVKQLFEVTSYSSKYQRTRLRDRAILVILYSCGLRRKEAVSLDIGDILFDAGRVFVRQGKNYKERYVPINKHNLRILEDYIYEARPMYNGSHGTEALLINKYGNRMHGQGMSRRLQHLLTLVDDQTLKEKHITPHCLRHSIATHLLQQGMRIEDIQQFLGIVL; translated from the coding sequence ATGAAAAAATTAAAGCTACAAAACGATAGCTATAAGATACTATTGTCTGATTTTAAGGACTGGTTAGATATCTTAGGCTATAATGAAAAAGCAGTGTATTACACTCCCATCTTTATACAGGAGTTCTTCTATTGGTTAGAAAACCATGATATCCAACGTTTAGAACAAATTACTATCGATACTGTAAAAGCCTATTATAAATATTTAGGAGAACGCAGTAACCAACGTACAAGTGGAGGACTAAGCAAAGCCTATCTGAACAAACATCAAAATGCCCTTAGAAAGTTCAGGGAATACCTAAAAAAACATGGAGCCAGAACCTTTAAAATACATCTTCGCTTAGAAAAGAAAGAAAGTGCCATAAAAGATATCCTTACCCAGTCAGAGGTCAAACAACTCTTTGAAGTGACCAGTTACAGTAGTAAGTATCAGCGTACCCGATTAAGAGATAGAGCAATCCTTGTTATATTATACAGTTGTGGTTTACGCAGAAAAGAAGCCGTTAGCCTTGATATTGGTGATATCCTTTTTGATGCAGGACGTGTGTTTGTTAGACAAGGTAAAAACTATAAAGAACGTTACGTACCCATCAACAAACACAACTTACGAATCTTAGAAGATTATATCTACGAAGCACGCCCCATGTATAACGGTAGTCATGGTACAGAAGCTTTACTTATCAATAAATATGGTAACCGTATGCACGGTCAGGGTATGAGCAGAAGGTTACAGCATTTATTAACCCTTGTAGATGATCAAACCCTAAAGGAAAAACATATTACTCCACATTGTCTTAGGCATAGTATTGCAACCCATCTATTGCAACAAGGTATGCGTATAGAAGACATACAACAGTTCTTGGGCATAGTTCTTTAA
- a CDS encoding DUF6443 domain-containing protein, which produces MKNIKLKNIVFLATLFCVLQGYAQVPIGDGNGNNAYFRDGDGDGYGNPNQRVVQSTQPSGYVTNNLDRDDGNALITNVAPKYFYRDGDGDGFGNPNNKKYQSARPSGYILSSGDCNDGNASLHPNTVWYRDGDGDTWGNPGVTKKQCAQPSGYILRAGDYDDGTGLIINIAPKNFYRDVDGDSFGNPNVKTYRSIQPSGYVTKSGDCYDNDPAIHPNTIWYRDVDGDDWGSDQGIGNDDPPTLQQCEQPIGYAIKKGDCNDYNENMHPETVWYKNGDGDGFAETTTIQCVSPGTGYTYEVLPLGDCNDGNAAIHPNTVWYKNSDGDGFAETTKTQCANPGLGYSLTVKPLGDCNDGNAAIHPNTVWYKNSDGDGFAETTRTQCTNPGVGYSLTVKPLGDCNDNDATIHPNTEWYADTEGDGFGDPNTTKKQCGQPTGYVLNNNDQCPEESGTQQGCVFSNENYVFTRAYQEPMTSPGQIGDSKDVIESITYFDGLGRSIQQTAIMASPNEKDIITHIEYDAYGRQSKQYLPFESTNTTGSYKTVSITDDINPYYKARYPKDFIDVDANHQGFNAYSESVFEASPLNRVLEQGAPGKSWKADKEIDIDHTIKFEYSGNTAAEHIVYFKVSFANPDNTATPTLTKVRSYVSGELFVTITKDENWTPTDGNLHTTREYKDKQGQVVLKRTYASTSSATGAPSVVEAHDTYYVYDKYGNLTYVIPPKVTTADGISATELAELCYQYTYDYRNRLIEKKIPSKDWESIVYNKLDQPILTQDANLKADNTWLFTKYDAFGRVAYTGKISITGKDRKQLQTEANAYVDELWVTRGVRVSIGGVDMYYTDGGYPKALAGEVLSITYYDDYGFLGATPQQAFIKPNTIYGEAVSDQTKTLATGSLVKILDTSYWTTTVTYYDKKARPIYIASKNEYLNTTDIIESKLDFVGKVEETKTSHTKDSNAAIVTIDTFTYDHMGRLKEQTQKINTQTPEVIVANTYDNLGQLKSKTTGGGLQEIDYTYNVRGWLTKINDPNTALGNKLFAFGINYNTPQHGATALFNGNIAETKWKTANDNVERYYKYGYDALNRITSGSSKDNNYNLSDVTYDKMGNIMSLTRSGFQNSSTFTGMDILGYTYDSGNKLQKVTDTGNKGYGFKDGINTTGNDYAYDTSGNMIKDQNKGITGITYNHLNLPKTVTINNADHTGNITYIYDATGVKLKKITTEGSSLTTEYAGNYIYKNGNLEFFNHPEGYVEKEADGYKYVYQFKDHLGNIRLSYKDADKNGSISQSEIIEEKNYYPFGMTHSGYNSILRGRNHNYGFGGKEEQSELSLEWLDFSARNYDSALGRWMNIDPLAEAYYEWSPYNYSYNSPLKFTDPTGMGPEDWVDKNGNLVYDPSLNDGKGGFTEHATNTDKNIARSLRQTEEGEAQFQELVTSEAQIQVELDSDSPIKTDKKTGNVIAGETNNSEVEQDLKTGDVKVLKSKIVLFEKTIDAVVDATENQTVEVGGESINGLNFSEVLGSVFGHEIEHTTNENEKTARTNGNTETKPVQIQVKIIQQLKKNKKN; this is translated from the coding sequence ATGAAAAATATAAAGTTAAAAAATATTGTATTCCTTGCCACTTTGTTTTGTGTTCTACAAGGATATGCCCAAGTACCTATTGGTGATGGGAATGGAAATAATGCTTATTTTCGAGATGGTGATGGCGATGGATATGGTAATCCTAACCAACGTGTTGTGCAAAGTACACAGCCTTCGGGTTATGTAACCAATAACCTGGATCGTGATGACGGTAATGCTTTAATTACCAATGTAGCCCCTAAATATTTCTATAGAGATGGCGATGGCGATGGGTTTGGCAACCCAAACAATAAGAAGTATCAAAGTGCTCGACCTTCAGGATATATACTCTCTTCGGGAGATTGTAACGATGGTAATGCAAGTTTACATCCCAATACGGTATGGTACCGTGATGGTGATGGAGATACCTGGGGAAATCCTGGTGTAACCAAAAAGCAATGTGCTCAACCCTCGGGTTATATTCTTAGAGCAGGAGATTATGATGATGGTACTGGACTGATCATTAATATCGCACCCAAGAACTTCTATCGTGATGTCGATGGAGACAGTTTTGGAAACCCTAATGTTAAAACCTATCGTAGTATTCAGCCTTCGGGTTATGTAACCAAGAGTGGTGATTGTTATGATAATGATCCTGCGATACACCCCAATACGATCTGGTATCGTGATGTCGATGGTGATGACTGGGGGAGCGATCAAGGTATAGGTAATGATGACCCTCCGACATTACAACAGTGTGAACAACCTATAGGATATGCTATTAAGAAGGGTGATTGTAATGATTACAATGAAAACATGCATCCGGAAACCGTTTGGTATAAGAACGGTGATGGCGATGGTTTTGCAGAGACAACTACAATTCAGTGTGTAAGCCCAGGAACAGGGTATACCTATGAAGTGTTACCCTTAGGAGATTGTAATGATGGTAATGCTGCGATACACCCTAATACAGTTTGGTATAAAAATAGTGATGGCGATGGTTTTGCAGAAACAACAAAAACTCAGTGTGCTAATCCGGGGTTAGGTTACAGCTTAACAGTAAAACCTTTAGGGGATTGTAATGATGGTAACGCTGCAATACATCCTAATACGGTTTGGTATAAAAATAGCGATGGCGATGGTTTTGCAGAAACAACGAGAACTCAGTGTACCAATCCCGGAGTAGGTTACAGCCTAACAGTAAAACCCCTGGGGGATTGTAATGATAATGATGCAACGATCCACCCTAATACAGAATGGTATGCAGATACTGAAGGTGATGGTTTTGGAGATCCAAATACTACCAAAAAACAATGTGGACAACCTACGGGATATGTATTGAATAATAATGATCAATGTCCGGAAGAATCAGGAACACAACAAGGGTGTGTTTTTTCTAATGAGAATTATGTCTTTACAAGGGCGTATCAAGAACCTATGACCTCACCAGGTCAGATAGGCGATAGCAAAGATGTGATTGAGAGTATCACCTATTTTGATGGTTTGGGAAGATCGATCCAGCAAACAGCTATTATGGCTTCACCAAATGAAAAGGATATCATCACCCATATCGAATATGATGCCTATGGCAGGCAGTCGAAACAATACCTGCCTTTTGAATCAACCAATACAACGGGGAGCTATAAAACAGTAAGTATTACTGATGATATCAACCCATACTATAAAGCTAGGTATCCAAAGGATTTTATAGATGTAGATGCAAACCATCAAGGTTTTAATGCGTATTCAGAAAGCGTGTTCGAAGCTTCTCCTCTTAATCGAGTGTTAGAACAGGGAGCTCCAGGAAAATCCTGGAAAGCCGATAAAGAAATCGATATCGATCATACTATCAAATTTGAATATAGCGGTAATACAGCGGCAGAGCATATAGTTTACTTTAAGGTGAGTTTTGCAAATCCTGATAATACAGCAACACCTACTTTAACAAAAGTAAGGAGTTATGTTTCTGGAGAACTTTTTGTCACCATCACCAAAGATGAGAACTGGACTCCGACGGATGGGAATCTACATACCACCCGAGAGTATAAAGACAAACAAGGACAGGTCGTATTAAAGAGAACCTATGCTTCGACAAGCTCAGCAACAGGAGCACCGAGCGTAGTCGAGGCACATGACACGTATTATGTATATGATAAATATGGTAACCTTACTTATGTGATTCCACCCAAAGTAACTACTGCTGATGGTATCTCTGCTACTGAGCTTGCCGAATTGTGCTATCAGTACACATATGATTACCGTAACCGATTGATCGAAAAGAAGATTCCTAGTAAAGATTGGGAGTCTATTGTATATAACAAACTAGATCAACCGATCTTAACTCAGGATGCAAACCTAAAAGCAGACAATACCTGGCTCTTTACCAAATATGATGCTTTTGGAAGAGTAGCCTACACTGGTAAAATCAGTATCACAGGAAAAGATCGCAAACAACTACAAACCGAAGCAAATGCCTATGTAGATGAGCTATGGGTAACCAGAGGAGTTAGGGTTAGCATCGGAGGAGTAGATATGTACTATACTGATGGTGGTTATCCAAAAGCACTTGCAGGTGAAGTATTAAGTATTACTTACTATGATGATTATGGATTTTTGGGAGCTACTCCACAGCAAGCTTTTATAAAGCCGAATACTATTTATGGTGAAGCAGTTTCAGATCAAACCAAAACATTGGCAACCGGAAGTTTAGTAAAAATACTAGATACCTCATATTGGACAACTACAGTTACCTATTATGATAAAAAAGCAAGGCCGATTTATATCGCCAGTAAAAATGAATATCTCAACACTACTGATATTATAGAGAGCAAGCTTGATTTTGTAGGTAAAGTAGAAGAAACCAAAACCAGCCATACCAAAGACAGCAACGCTGCAATTGTAACGATAGATACATTTACTTATGATCATATGGGTAGACTAAAAGAGCAAACCCAAAAGATCAATACCCAAACCCCAGAAGTTATTGTGGCTAATACCTATGACAACTTAGGACAATTGAAATCTAAGACTACAGGAGGAGGATTGCAAGAGATAGATTACACCTATAATGTACGAGGTTGGCTGACTAAGATTAACGATCCTAATACTGCTCTTGGAAACAAACTGTTTGCTTTTGGGATTAATTACAATACCCCACAACACGGGGCTACCGCATTGTTTAATGGTAATATTGCAGAAACAAAGTGGAAAACTGCCAATGATAATGTAGAGCGATATTACAAATATGGGTACGATGCGCTAAACCGAATCACTAGTGGGAGTAGTAAAGACAATAACTACAACTTAAGTGATGTTACCTATGATAAGATGGGTAATATTATGAGTCTTACTCGTAGTGGTTTTCAGAACTCAAGCACATTTACGGGTATGGATATATTGGGATATACCTATGACAGTGGTAATAAGCTACAAAAAGTAACCGATACCGGTAATAAAGGATATGGATTTAAGGATGGTATCAACACCACTGGTAATGATTATGCGTATGATACTAGTGGGAACATGATCAAAGATCAAAACAAAGGGATTACAGGGATTACTTACAATCATTTAAATCTGCCTAAAACAGTTACCATAAATAATGCAGATCATACCGGAAATATTACCTATATTTACGATGCCACTGGAGTGAAATTAAAGAAGATCACAACAGAGGGAAGTTCATTAACAACAGAGTATGCCGGTAATTACATCTATAAAAATGGTAATCTAGAGTTCTTTAACCATCCTGAAGGGTATGTAGAGAAAGAAGCAGATGGGTATAAATATGTATACCAGTTTAAAGACCATCTGGGGAATATTAGGTTATCCTATAAAGATGCTGACAAGAATGGCTCTATCTCTCAAAGTGAGATTATAGAAGAGAAGAATTATTATCCTTTCGGTATGACTCATTCTGGATATAATAGTATACTACGAGGAAGAAATCATAATTATGGTTTTGGTGGGAAAGAAGAACAATCAGAACTTAGTCTAGAATGGTTAGATTTCTCAGCAAGAAACTATGATTCTGCATTAGGTAGGTGGATGAACATTGATCCATTGGCAGAAGCCTACTATGAGTGGTCTCCATATAATTATTCATATAATAGTCCTTTGAAATTTACTGACCCTACTGGTATGGGACCAGAGGATTGGGTTGACAAAAATGGTAATCTTGTTTATGACCCAAGTTTAAATGATGGCAAAGGAGGTTTTACTGAACACGCTACGAATACCGATAAAAATATAGCGAGATCGCTAAGACAAACAGAAGAAGGAGAAGCTCAATTTCAAGAATTAGTAACTTCTGAAGCCCAAATACAAGTTGAGTTAGACTCAGACTCACCCATAAAGACAGATAAGAAAACTGGCAATGTTATTGCTGGAGAAACAAATAACAGCGAGGTTGAACAAGACTTAAAAACGGGAGATGTTAAAGTTTTAAAGTCAAAAATAGTTTTATTTGAAAAAACTATTGATGCAGTTGTAGATGCTACCGAAAACCAAACGGTCGAAGTTGGAGGAGAATCAATAAATGGTTTAAACTTTAGTGAGGTTTTAGGTTCCGTTTTTGGTCACGAAATTGAACATACTACAAATGAAAATGAAAAAACGGCTAGAACAAATGGTAATACAGAAACTAAGCCTGTGCAAATTCAAGTCAAGATAATACAACAATTAAAAAAGAATAAAAAGAATTAA
- a CDS encoding RHS repeat domain-containing protein, with the protein MFFYVTDYTGNYIYKNGNLEFFNHPEGYVEKEADGYKYVYQFKDHLGNIRLSYKDADKNGSISQSEIIEEKNYYPFGMTHSGYNSILRGRNHNYGFGGKEEQSELSLEWLDFSARNYDSALGRWMNIDPLAEAYYEWSPYNYSYNSPLKFTDPTGMGPEDWVDKNGNLVYDPSLNDGKGGFTEHATNTDKNIARSLRQTEEGEAQFQELVTSEAQIQVELDSDSPIKTDKKTGNVIAGETNNSEVEQDLKTGDVKVLKSKIVLFEKTIDAVVDATENQTVEVGGESINGLNFSEVLGSVFGHEIEHTTNENEKTARTNGNTETKPVQIQVKIIQQLKKNKKN; encoded by the coding sequence TTGTTTTTTTACGTAACTGATTATACAGGTAATTACATCTATAAAAATGGTAATCTAGAGTTCTTTAACCATCCTGAAGGGTATGTAGAGAAAGAAGCAGATGGGTATAAATATGTATACCAGTTTAAAGACCATCTGGGGAATATTAGGTTATCCTATAAAGATGCTGACAAGAATGGCTCTATCTCTCAAAGTGAGATTATAGAAGAGAAGAATTATTATCCTTTCGGTATGACTCATTCTGGATATAATAGTATACTACGAGGAAGAAATCATAATTATGGTTTTGGTGGGAAAGAAGAACAATCAGAACTTAGTCTAGAATGGTTAGATTTCTCAGCAAGAAACTATGATTCTGCATTAGGTAGGTGGATGAACATTGATCCATTGGCAGAAGCCTACTATGAGTGGTCTCCATATAATTATTCATATAATAGTCCTTTGAAATTTACTGACCCTACTGGTATGGGACCAGAGGATTGGGTTGACAAAAATGGTAATCTTGTTTATGACCCAAGTTTAAATGATGGCAAAGGAGGTTTTACTGAACACGCTACGAATACCGATAAAAATATAGCGAGATCGCTAAGACAAACAGAAGAAGGAGAAGCTCAATTTCAAGAATTAGTAACTTCTGAAGCCCAAATACAAGTTGAGTTAGACTCAGACTCACCCATAAAGACAGATAAGAAAACTGGCAATGTTATTGCTGGAGAAACAAATAACAGCGAGGTTGAACAAGACTTAAAAACGGGAGATGTTAAAGTTTTAAAGTCAAAAATAGTTTTATTTGAAAAAACTATTGATGCAGTTGTAGATGCTACCGAAAACCAAACGGTCGAAGTTGGAGGAGAATCAATAAATGGTTTAAACTTTAGTGAGGTTTTAGGTTCCGTTTTTGGTCACGAAATTGAACATACTACAAATGAAAATGAAAAAACGGCTAGAACAAATGGTAATACAGAAACTAAGCCTGTGCAAATTCAAGTCAAGATAATACAACAATTAAAAAAGAATAAAAAGAATTAA
- a CDS encoding tyrosine-type recombinase/integrase encodes MKDYYTYLEELQHSEQTIKTNLYNINKLKQWCRSKRTKPENLTYKQVLNYINHLKTTNQPQTINRHIWAIKHYCTYLIEQGYRTDNIADDLKVRGERKKVFHNLLTSDELEDLFYSYETDKIWKGNFYYKATAKRNKMVVGLLVYQGVLSNNFKSLEVEHVDLRKGTIYIPSTRRNAWRKLALKPWQIIELKEYIEEIRPILQDHIGTNDEKLFPLNTPQFNTILHPILKKLKTYNQKVTNNTHIRASVIVNWLGQYNIRKVQQMAGHRHINSTESYKQDNLESLHEAIDKFHPIH; translated from the coding sequence ATGAAAGATTATTATACCTATTTAGAAGAATTACAGCATAGTGAGCAAACCATAAAAACCAACCTTTACAATATTAATAAACTGAAACAGTGGTGCAGATCAAAACGTACCAAACCAGAAAATCTAACCTACAAACAAGTACTTAACTATATCAACCACCTAAAAACTACGAATCAACCCCAAACCATCAATAGACATATTTGGGCAATCAAACATTATTGTACCTATCTGATAGAACAAGGGTATCGAACAGATAATATTGCAGATGATCTTAAAGTAAGAGGAGAACGTAAAAAGGTCTTCCACAACTTGCTTACTAGTGATGAACTCGAAGACCTGTTTTACAGTTATGAAACCGATAAGATATGGAAGGGTAATTTTTATTACAAAGCCACTGCAAAACGTAATAAAATGGTAGTAGGATTATTGGTCTACCAAGGAGTATTAAGCAATAACTTTAAATCGTTAGAAGTTGAGCATGTAGACTTACGCAAAGGAACTATCTATATCCCAAGTACTCGACGTAATGCATGGAGAAAGTTAGCCTTAAAACCCTGGCAGATTATAGAACTCAAAGAATATATAGAAGAAATACGACCTATCCTGCAAGATCACATAGGTACAAATGATGAAAAGCTGTTCCCTCTAAATACTCCACAGTTCAATACCATTTTACACCCGATCTTAAAAAAGCTAAAAACCTATAATCAAAAGGTCACTAACAATACTCATATCAGAGCAAGTGTTATTGTAAACTGGTTAGGACAATACAATATCAGGAAAGTACAACAAATGGCAGGACATAGGCATATTAACTCTACAGAATCTTACAAACAAGATAATTTAGAGAGTCTGCATGAAGCTATAGACAAGTTCCATCCAATACATTAA